In Necator americanus strain Aroian chromosome IV, whole genome shotgun sequence, the following proteins share a genomic window:
- a CDS encoding hypothetical protein (NECATOR_CHRIV.G16047.T1), whose translation MNVHVSSSLGGLTAALKNSIDYLLLLLLLLLLLLLLLLLLLLLLLLLLLLLLLLLLLLLLLLLLLLLLLLLLLLLLLLLLLLLLLLLLLLLLLLLLLLLLLLLLLLLLLLLLLLLLLYIH comes from the coding sequence ATGAATGTACATGTTTCGAGCTCTCTGGGCGGGCTTACAGCAGCTCTTAAGAACTCTatcgattatttattattattattattattattattattattattattgttattattattattattattattattattattattattattattattattattattattattattattattattattattattattattattattattattattattattattattattattattattattattattattattattattattattattattattattattattattattattattattattattattattattattattattattattattattattattattattattattattatacattcATTAA
- a CDS encoding hypothetical protein (NECATOR_CHRIV.G16048.T2) gives MRKTDSMGIERPTITNGNVMHQSMSFPEFVLATPVRLPRAIIRDTPPIRDISTSSESPIYQRHRVRTLDSSPYIGARALGVAPNAHNTVGPYWFPDHLSTRRPEEFPLSDIFNRQPISNQTSRKISAPANLTTLYPDQLMTDRLPMPTTSPIDHQESYFGENPHQLPRVALHSTDPLSQRQSPAQIVERGRPMQEESAVSSQRSSADDMETINARALRANPFLGYQRFMFALTKYPALVMTMIALWNITGRGDSMPKSDSEQGAFYAAFGTAGVVFASQILLSSNHYYLYKRARRMSYLYHLSMVVTFCGAVVCIVLASINFKNFRDNSKSTTECRYKNDCGCYSNQERLAYLSALAGGGIMLVVLAISTFIYGGIGLSLMKQRLAAEYAKKARERTYYNNGFQY, from the exons ATG CGGAAAACTGACTCCATGGGAATCGAACGACCCACTATCACAAATGGAAATGTCATGCACCA GAGTATGTCATTCCCAGAGTTCGTGTTGGCGACACCTGTACGACTTCCACGAGCAATAATACGGGATACGCCCCCTATTCGGGACATAAGTA CCTCTTCCGAATCTCCTATCTATCAACGTCATCGCGTTCGGACTCTAGACTCATCACCATACATTGGCGCTCGTGCTCTTGGTGTTGCTCCTAACGCACATAACACCGTCGGTCCATATTGGTTTCCTGATCATTTGAGTACACGACGCCCGGAAGAGTTTCCTCTTTCGGATATTTTCAATCGGCAACCCATTTCCAACCAAACCAGCAG GAAAATTTCGGCACCAGCGAACCTAACAACTCTCTATCCTGATCAGTTGATGACTGATCGACTTCCGATGCCGACTACATCGCCAATTGATCACCAAGAGTCATATTTTGGTGAAAATCCACACCAATTACCAAGGGTTGCGCTACATTCAACGGATCCGCTCTCACAACGACAATCTCCTGCTCAAATAGTGGAACGTGGAAGGCCTATGCAGGAAGAATCGGCGGTTTCAAGTCAACGCTCTTCAGCGGACGA catgGAAACGATCAATGCACGGGCTCTCAGAGCAAATCCTTTTCTCGGCTATCAACGTTTCATGTTCGCGTTGACCAAATATCCTGCATTGGTGATGACAATGATCGCTCTATGGAATATCACCGGTCGTGGTGATTCCATGCCGAAAAGTGACAGCGAACAA GGTGCTTTTTATGCAGCTTTTGGGACTGCAGGAGTTGTTTTTGCATCACAAATACTACTGAGCTCCAATCACTACTATTTGTATAAGAGAGCGAGAAGAATG AGCTATTTATACCATTTATCTATGGTAGTCACATTCTGTGGTGCAGTAGTATGTATAGTGCTAGCgtcaataaatttcaaaaatttccgggATAATTCAAA ATCAACTACTGAGTGTAGATACAAGAACGATTGTGGTTGCTACAGTAATCAGGAACGACTGGCGTATTTGAGTGCGCTGGCAGGAGGTGGCATTATGCTGGTAGTACTGGCAATTAGTACTTTCATATATGGAGGAATTG gtctcAGCCTCATGAAACAACGACTTGCCGCCGAATATGCTAAGAAAGCTCGCGAGAGGACCTACTACAATAACGGATTCCAATATTAA
- a CDS encoding hypothetical protein (NECATOR_CHRIV.G16048.T1) has protein sequence MGKVRVIGRRKTDSMGIERPTITNGNVMHQSMSFPEFVLATPVRLPRAIIRDTPPIRDISTSSESPIYQRHRVRTLDSSPYIGARALGVAPNAHNTVGPYWFPDHLSTRRPEEFPLSDIFNRQPISNQTSRKISAPANLTTLYPDQLMTDRLPMPTTSPIDHQESYFGENPHQLPRVALHSTDPLSQRQSPAQIVERGRPMQEESAVSSQRSSADDMETINARALRANPFLGYQRFMFALTKYPALVMTMIALWNITGRGDSMPKSDSEQGAFYAAFGTAGVVFASQILLSSNHYYLYKRARRMSYLYHLSMVVTFCGAVVCIVLASINFKNFRDNSKSTTECRYKNDCGCYSNQERLAYLSALAGGGIMLVVLAISTFIYGGIGLSLMKQRLAAEYAKKARERTYYNNGFQY, from the exons ATGGGTAAGGTCCGAGTTATAGGGAGG CGGAAAACTGACTCCATGGGAATCGAACGACCCACTATCACAAATGGAAATGTCATGCACCA GAGTATGTCATTCCCAGAGTTCGTGTTGGCGACACCTGTACGACTTCCACGAGCAATAATACGGGATACGCCCCCTATTCGGGACATAAGTA CCTCTTCCGAATCTCCTATCTATCAACGTCATCGCGTTCGGACTCTAGACTCATCACCATACATTGGCGCTCGTGCTCTTGGTGTTGCTCCTAACGCACATAACACCGTCGGTCCATATTGGTTTCCTGATCATTTGAGTACACGACGCCCGGAAGAGTTTCCTCTTTCGGATATTTTCAATCGGCAACCCATTTCCAACCAAACCAGCAG GAAAATTTCGGCACCAGCGAACCTAACAACTCTCTATCCTGATCAGTTGATGACTGATCGACTTCCGATGCCGACTACATCGCCAATTGATCACCAAGAGTCATATTTTGGTGAAAATCCACACCAATTACCAAGGGTTGCGCTACATTCAACGGATCCGCTCTCACAACGACAATCTCCTGCTCAAATAGTGGAACGTGGAAGGCCTATGCAGGAAGAATCGGCGGTTTCAAGTCAACGCTCTTCAGCGGACGA catgGAAACGATCAATGCACGGGCTCTCAGAGCAAATCCTTTTCTCGGCTATCAACGTTTCATGTTCGCGTTGACCAAATATCCTGCATTGGTGATGACAATGATCGCTCTATGGAATATCACCGGTCGTGGTGATTCCATGCCGAAAAGTGACAGCGAACAA GGTGCTTTTTATGCAGCTTTTGGGACTGCAGGAGTTGTTTTTGCATCACAAATACTACTGAGCTCCAATCACTACTATTTGTATAAGAGAGCGAGAAGAATG AGCTATTTATACCATTTATCTATGGTAGTCACATTCTGTGGTGCAGTAGTATGTATAGTGCTAGCgtcaataaatttcaaaaatttccgggATAATTCAAA ATCAACTACTGAGTGTAGATACAAGAACGATTGTGGTTGCTACAGTAATCAGGAACGACTGGCGTATTTGAGTGCGCTGGCAGGAGGTGGCATTATGCTGGTAGTACTGGCAATTAGTACTTTCATATATGGAGGAATTG gtctcAGCCTCATGAAACAACGACTTGCCGCCGAATATGCTAAGAAAGCTCGCGAGAGGACCTACTACAATAACGGATTCCAATATTAA